DNA sequence from the Stigmatella aurantiaca genome:
CGCTGGTGACCCAGCGCCACGAGGGCCGCGCCACGGCACCGGCGCTGCCGCCGGGCTCGCGCGTGGCGGGCTTTGGCCTGACGGCGTCCATCGGCGGGCCCACGTCGCTGGCCTCGCTCCTGTGGCTGCTGCCGCGCAGCCTGCCCTTCCCGCTGTTCATCGCCCAGCACATCACCCCGGGCTTTACCGTGGGCCTGCACCGGTGGCTCTCCTCGCTGTCGCCGCTGCCGGTGGAGATCGCCCGCGCCACGGAGCAGCCCCGGGCGGGCACCGTGTACCTGCCGCCGGATGGGCACCACCTGCGCGTGGGGCCCCAGGGCGAGCTCGTGGTGGAGCGCGCCTCGGGCAGCACGTTCCCCTCGGGCGACTTGCTGCTCGCCTCGATGGCGCGCGCCTATGGCGTGCACTCGGCGGGCGCGGTGCTCAGCGGCATGGGTGAGGAGGGCGCGGTGGGGCTGATGGCCATCCGGCGCGCCGGCGGTCTCACCTTCGCCCAGGAGCCGGAGACGTGTCTGGTGGCGGGGATGCCGGAGGCGGCGCTCCGCAACAAGGCCACCGAGCAGATCGTCTCGCCCGAGACGCTGGCCACGGTGCTGCGCTCGCTGGAAGGCGTGCAGCTCGTGCCGAGCACGCCGGGCATGTAGCCCCGGCCGTCAGGCTCCCGGATGAGTTCCTGCCCCTTCTGCTACGGGACGCTGCTGCCGACCTTCACCCACGGGCTTCCGCGGGAGAAGTGCGGCCGGTGCGCCGCGCTCTGGTTCGAGGGCGAGGGGCTGGAGACGGTGATGGGCGCCTCCGCCACGCGCGCGCTCCTGGCGAAGGCCCAGGGCAAGCATGGGGAGTGCAAGGACTGCGACACGCCCCTGACGGCCCAGGAGCCCCGGTGCCCGGAGTGTGGCCGGGACGCGCCGAGCTGTCCCAAGTGCGGCATCGCCCCGCTGTCGGTGACGCACATCCGGGGCGTGGAAGTGGACGTCTGCGTCCGCTGCCACGGCATGGCGCTGGACACCGGTGAGTTGGAGCAGTTGCTGGAGCGGGCCGGAGACGAGCCTGCCCCCCCTCCTGCGGCATCCCCGGTCCGGAAGAAGGACACGCTGCGCTGTGCCTCCTGCCAGCGGACCCTCCGGCCCGAACATGCCTTCGCCTCGGGCAGCAAGCTCTATTGCGGAAGCTGTGCACCCGAGGAGGCTTCGCCCTACGACGCCGAAATGGCGTCTCACACCTCCCGGGACGGAGACCAGCCCGCCGCGTCAACGGATCCAGTTTCGCGCGCACTGGGCTGGCTCTTCTCGCATATCAACGGCTGAGCCCAGAGCCGTTTCCCCTCACGGCTTTCGGGGCTCCAGATCACCAAGTTGGATTTGCAGCGCCCGGATGGAGATCTGAATCTCCCAGATGGACAGGGCCAGGGATGCCAGGAGCAGCAGCAAGCTCCCAGCGAAGACCGCCTCTCCGGCGCGGCCCATGCCCGCGAAGAGCAAGAGCATGCACACCACGCACAGAAACAGGCTGGAGACGCCCAGGAACTGCATGTCGCGGATCAACCGGACCCGGACCTTCAGGTTCTCGATCTGAGGCAGCAGCAAGGCATCGGGATTCGCCTTGTATTGCGCGTGCATCGTCCGGCTCAGCGCGGCGAGAGCCAGGAACCTGTTGGTGTACGCCAGCAGCAACAACGACACGGTCGGGAAGAGCAGGCCGGGCGTGGTGAGCGTCAGTTCCATCCCGGCATGATAAACCCGGCCGGCCACCTCGACGGGAACCCATGAAGCTGCGTGTCCACGCCTGCCTTGTCTTGCTGTTCTTTCTCCCGGCATGCGCGACGACCGCGCCGGCTCCGAGAGGAGCGGGAGCCCGAACCCAAAGAATCGCCAACCTCCAGCGAGCAGCGGCCCTTCCTTGGAAAGACGAGGGACGGTGCATCGTCCGGGAGGCGTCTCATGCCTGGCCCGTGGTGGTGGAGCGATGCTTCCACGCACTCGACCACGAGAAGATCCGCTTTCGGGACCCCACCGGGAAATGCGCCATCGCTTCCGCCGGTGCGGCTGCCATGGGAATCGGTGTCTGCGCCCTGGTGGCACCCGAGATCATCGTGGGGGCGGTCATCATCACCGGTGTGGTGGTGGTAGCAGCCGCCATCCAAGACGAACTGGACAGTCCTACCTCGAAGGGGGTCCATCCCGGGGAGACTGAGCCTGGGCTGCAAGCGAAGCCCGCTCCACACGCGCTCCTGGCCAACAAACGAAGGCCCCAATCGGAGCCCTCTGGACAAGGATGGCCTCCGCTCACCCCACCTGGACCTACGGAGCGGGCAAGAGCCCCTGATTGCATCCCTCGGCCAGTGCCACACTTGGGCGGTGACGCCTTGCACAATACCTGTGCCGATAGGGTTCCGCAGAATGCCTTTCCCGGCTCGGACGTGCTCGTCAATGGCAAGAACTTCGATGCGCTTCAACTGCGCGCACGTGTTCTATGGGAAGTCAAAACTGACAACTTCGCGACGTACACAGCCGACCTTCAAGACATCGTGATCGATAAACAAGCCGTGGAGTTGAAGCGTGAGCGCGAACTTGCCAGAGCTTGTGGTTTCGACTTTCGCGTTGGAGTGCGCAGTCCCCTGCACCAGTCGGCCTTGCTCGAAGTGGAACCCGATCTCGACATCACTGTCATGGATTGGTGCTGACATGACGGCCACAGCCAGTTCATTGATCCTCAACGTCTATGCACCTGCGCTCGGGGATAACCCCAGCCGTGCAATCGCTGCAGTCCGTGGATTGGAACATGCGCTTCCAGGTCTGCGCATGGAGTGGACAATTTCTGATGAGGGTCAG
Encoded proteins:
- a CDS encoding chemotaxis protein CheB translates to MSKPIQVLLTDDSPTMLQVLTRLLSAQPDVSVVGTARDGEEAVALSRSLKPDVITLDVQMPGMDGLGATERIMSESPCRILMVSGAPDTDLSFRALQAGALEVIAKPQGAPEDVARFGVRLLSAIRLLAEVPLVTQRHEGRATAPALPPGSRVAGFGLTASIGGPTSLASLLWLLPRSLPFPLFIAQHITPGFTVGLHRWLSSLSPLPVEIARATEQPRAGTVYLPPDGHHLRVGPQGELVVERASGSTFPSGDLLLASMARAYGVHSAGAVLSGMGEEGAVGLMAIRRAGGLTFAQEPETCLVAGMPEAALRNKATEQIVSPETLATVLRSLEGVQLVPSTPGM
- a CDS encoding zf-TFIIB domain-containing protein; its protein translation is MSSCPFCYGTLLPTFTHGLPREKCGRCAALWFEGEGLETVMGASATRALLAKAQGKHGECKDCDTPLTAQEPRCPECGRDAPSCPKCGIAPLSVTHIRGVEVDVCVRCHGMALDTGELEQLLERAGDEPAPPPAASPVRKKDTLRCASCQRTLRPEHAFASGSKLYCGSCAPEEASPYDAEMASHTSRDGDQPAASTDPVSRALGWLFSHING
- a CDS encoding DUF2721 domain-containing protein, giving the protein MELTLTTPGLLFPTVSLLLLAYTNRFLALAALSRTMHAQYKANPDALLLPQIENLKVRVRLIRDMQFLGVSSLFLCVVCMLLLFAGMGRAGEAVFAGSLLLLLASLALSIWEIQISIRALQIQLGDLEPRKP
- a CDS encoding DUF6310 domain-containing protein, yielding MGIGVCALVAPEIIVGAVIITGVVVVAAAIQDELDSPTSKGVHPGETEPGLQAKPAPHALLANKRRPQSEPSGQGWPPLTPPGPTERARAPDCIPRPVPHLGGDALHNTCADRVPQNAFPGSDVLVNGKNFDALQLRARVLWEVKTDNFATYTADLQDIVIDKQAVELKRERELARACGFDFRVGVRSPLHQSALLEVEPDLDITVMDWC